In Bactrocera oleae isolate idBacOlea1 chromosome 3, idBacOlea1, whole genome shotgun sequence, a genomic segment contains:
- the LOC106627190 gene encoding uncharacterized protein isoform X2 has translation MATSSDLLHTNESNNGSDESISNCANSSNLAESQADEESIQTTNADSEAATSPGVHENEDVDSKADFGATPCHEKTQQAEAVAVDEQSQQQVEPVEETTPVSSSTEAQRPEAHSNFSPDEIPEPIKVLDDIISEFEDTSKPANAGGNGENQSEDDGYMSLSRKNMHKQDFENISQSSIGSNAPPITTPTKEFHEFNNTTDVTCQSLETPAEQSIIQSTLPKARPASTLTSNNYSSLPCCGARSTSLDGKTTRGVSCNGERNKLGIDISAVHNAVLRGGLAKLPEPILNEHPVTIYPGRYSPPSEHKRVSNRPQRILSSVEKHKEVCHILNPLSSISSSSSSSSSNCIGLMDNKALDLPNNIMKKPYIRKENIANEFRLVSEDDFSDDSIEEQSLSPITSHSSPHKQTGIAWEIHFKSNKKKSKNSAKKKSTRKHTVDCVATAENGVYPLPIVASDIFYTKENERAYRREPIVIDALDDSDQYTASTGDILNHCMYRHTNTSMLGKGTFIIRRTTNKPPTAMDIFQKDAEALNCIDTRDQSDYEEFSSMEGHENCRPNETLSANVRHSGELIAPQGPTLPSPRDRLSLNLEPQLPNIFTKEMLTVHKGDRSSSEELLAPVKKTSLNREPKRRSNDSINTKSSSYEETEENEPNEVANLFSSKNSFDACNMYGYKNDTTGCLKGQEFSDLRSSTTTTPRTDLAPTLEEEEEQYSDFSYSGAPSKDSDKVDGNINALIRGDIAAVRIVEGGAHHKRPLEFRPGVHKSESAKEMLLSQSAFGPLPPSPPSSNPDLFDYDALPLPPSPKDPILVNESNRSLGKGFKKTTTAEIHTPSSLGGEERRNRDNMSALRYLSNELPPLPPPAFENMPPVVPPHRGHSANTMKSWSIDSHYKKRSPKMLGYGSGITTPTGSQYDGSYSTKRYVSYGTKRSLKQSPREELRLQTSCSLPETPIFARGSCDIPRTPFRRQPESAISGSRTAPRSSTSHSINMGNTMGGISGGNTFGAGMCRQRSMNHALASNEMLRLAGAPARGWYPKQRSMRPASTENIDRLSSSRVWDSAAGMSGTGQSRKPLTLPPNLTPSFLNKSPREALRRVTSLLIAKKKNTKERKGKPYSDTTLDGNLPFEQETGEHRFRTLPPTPKEQARNFNNTSQKPQKKKGLFKSLWKKTKHFSLDQ, from the exons ATGGCCACCTCCTCGGATTTATTGCATACAAACGAATCGAATAACGGTTCTGATGAGTCGATTAGCAACTGTGCAAATTCCAGCAATCTAGCGGAGTCACAAGCCGATGAAGAATCAATACAAACAACTAATGCAGATTCCGAAGCGGCAACGTCACCTGGTGTCCACGAAAACGAAGACGTTGACTCCAAAGCGGATTTTGGTGCAACACCGTG TCACGAAAAGACACAGCAGGCAGAGGCGGTCGCGGTGGATGAACAGTCGCAGCAGCAGGTCGAGCCAGTGGAGGAAACGACACCTGTTTCATCCTCCACTGAAGCACAGCGACCAGAGGCGCATAGCAATTTTTCACCAGACGAAATACCCGAACCTATTAAGGTGCTAGATGATATAATCTCTGAATTCGAAGATACATCAAAGCCAGCGAACGCAGGTGGTAATGGTGAAAATCAATCTGAGGACGATGGCTACATGAGCCTTAGTCGCAAGAA CATGCATAAGCAAGATTTCGAGAACATCTCTCAGAGCAGTATCGGCAGTAATGCACCACCAATTACTACACCAACTAAAGAGTTTCACGAATTTAACAACACTACAGATGTTACCTGCCAAAGTCTGGAAACACCTGCCGAACAGAGTATTATACAATCCACATtg CCAAAAGCGCGTCCAGCTTCGACACTGACGAGCAACAACTATTCCAGTTTGCCATGTTGCGGCGCGCGCTCCACATCATTGGATGGTAAAACTACGCGTGGTGTTAGCTGTAATGGTGAACGTAATAAACTGGGTATTGATATAAGTGCGGTACATAATGCGGTACTACGTGGAGGATTGGCGAAACTGCCAG AGCCAATTCTAAACGAACATCCCGTTACAATATATCCAGGTCGATATTCACCACCATCCGAGCATAAGCGCGTCTCCAATCGTCCACAACGTATATTATCCTCCGTTGAGAAACATAAAGAAGTTTGCCATATACTTAATCCTTTGTCTTCGAtctcctcttcatcgtcgtcgTCAAGTTCGAATTGTATTGGTCTGATGGATAATAAAGCGTTGGATTTACCaaataatattatgaaaaagcCATATATACGTAaggaaaatattgcaaatgaaTTTAGGTTAGTAAGTGAAGATGATTTCTCGGACGATTCAATTGAAGAGCAGTCATTATCGCCAATTACATCGCACTCCTCACCACACAAACAAACCGGTATTGCGTGGGAAATTCAttttaaaagtaacaaaaagaAGTCGAAAAATTCAGCGAAGAAGAAATCGACACGAAAACAT ACTGTCGATTGTGTTGCTACAGCGGAGAATGGTGTTTATCCCTTACCCATTGTGGCTAGTGACATCTTTTACACCAAAGAAAATGAACGCGCTTATCGCCGGGAACCGATTGTTATAGACGCCTTGGATGACTCCGATCAATATACAGCATCCACCGGAGATATTTTAAATCACTGCATGTATCGCCATACGAATACGAGTATGTTGGGTAAAGGTACATTTATCATAAGACGGACCACAAACAAACCACCAACAGCCATGGATATATTTCAAAAGGATGCTGAAGCGCTCAATTGCATAGATACACGCGACCAAAGCGACTATGAAGAGTTCTCTTCAATGGAGGGTCACGAAAACTGTAGACCGAACGAGACATTAAGCGCGAATGTTAGGCATAGCGGAGAACTAATAGCGCCACAAGGACCAACCTTGCCATCGCCGCG cGATCGCCTTTCTTTAAATCTCGAGCCACaattaccaaatatttttaccaaAGAAATGCTGACTGTGCATAAAGGTGACCGCTCATCGTCTGAAG AACTACTTGCTCCTGTTAAGAAGACGTCCCTTAATAGAGAGCCAAAAAGACGTAGCAACGATTCGATAAACACAAAGTCTTCAAGCTATGAAGAAACTGAAGAAAACGAGCCTAACGAAGTTGCTAACTTATTTTCTAGTAAAAATAGTTTTGATGCGTGCAATATGTATGGCTACAAGAATGATACAACAGGCTGTTTAAAAGGACAAGAGTTTTCAG ATCTGCGCTCCTCAACAACAACGACTCCACGTACCGATCTTGCACCCACACTTGAAGAGGAAGAGGAACAATACAGTGACTTTAGCTACAGCGGAGCGCCAAGTAAAGACTCTGACAAGGTCGATGGCAATATAAATGCACTGATACGTGGGGATATTGCTGCCGTACGCATCGTTGAAGGTGGTGCGCATCATAAACGTCCACTCGAATTTCGTCCCGGTGTGCATAAGTCGGAGAGTGCCAAGGAGATGTTATTGTCTCAAAGCGCGTTTGGTCCATTGCCGCCATCACCACCGTCATCAAATCCCGATCTATTC gacTATGATGCTTTGCCACTGCCACCATCTCCGAAAGATCCGATCCTAGTAAACGAGAGCAACCGTAGCCTTGGCAAAGGCTTTAAGAAAACGACAACTGCCGAAATTCATACGCCGTCATCCTTGGGCGGCGAGGAACGACGAAATCGTGACAATATGAGCGCTTTGCGTTATCTCAGCAACGAATTGCCACCATTACCACCGCCTGCTTTCGAAAATATGCCACCGGTTGTGCCACCACATCGTGGCCACTCGGCGAATACGATGAAATCTTGGTCCATTGATTCACATTATAAGAAGCGATCACCGAAAATGTTAGGTTACGGTAGTGGTATTACTACGCCAACGGGATCACAATATGATGGCTCGTATTCAACGAAGCGTTACGTTTCCTATGGCACCAAACGTAGTCTGAAACAGTCACCACGTGAAGAATTGCGTTTGCAAACTTCATGTAGTCTGCCGGAAACACCAATTTTTGCACGAGG AAGCTGTGACATACCGCGCACTCCGTTCAGACGTCAACCAGAAAGTGCCATAAGTGGTTCGCGTACAGCGCCTCGTTCCAGCACCTCACACAGCATCAATATGGGTAACACCATGGGTGGAATTTCAG GTGGCAACACCTTCGGCGCTGGCATGTGTCGTCAACGTTCGATGAATCACGCGCTTGCATCGAATGAGATGTTGCGCTTAGCTGGTGCACCGGCACGCGGCTGGTATCCCAAACAACGTTCCATGCGTCCAGCCTCTACAGAGAATATTGATCGTCTCAGTTCGTCGCGCGTTTGGGATAGTGCAGCTGGCATGTCTGGGACGGGTCAGTCAAGAAAACCATTGACATTGCCACCAAATTTGACGCCATCATTTCTAAATAAATCGCCAAGAGAAGCTCTGCGACGCGTAACAAGCCTTCTGATTGCGAAGAAAA AGAACACTAAAGAGCGCAAGGGCAAGCCATATTCGGATACTACTTTGGATGGAAATCTACCATTCGAACAAGAAACTGGTGAGCATCGTTTTCGAA caCTCCCACCCACGCCAAAGGAACAGGCGCGCAATTTTAACAATACGTCACAGAAGCCTCAGAAGAAAAAAGGCCTTTTCAAAAGCTTatggaaaaaaacaaaacacttttCATTAGATCAAtaa
- the LOC106627190 gene encoding uncharacterized protein isoform X1, whose translation MATSSDLLHTNESNNGSDESISNCANSSNLAESQADEESIQTTNADSEAATSPGVHENEDVDSKADFGATPCHEKTQQAEAVAVDEQSQQQVEPVEETTPVSSSTEAQRPEAHSNFSPDEIPEPIKVLDDIISEFEDTSKPANAGGNGENQSEDDGYMSLSRKNMHKQDFENISQSSIGSNAPPITTPTKEFHEFNNTTDVTCQSLETPAEQSIIQSTLPKARPASTLTSNNYSSLPCCGARSTSLDGKTTRGVSCNGERNKLGIDISAVHNAVLRGGLAKLPEPILNEHPVTIYPGRYSPPSEHKRVSNRPQRILSSVEKHKEVCHILNPLSSISSSSSSSSSNCIGLMDNKALDLPNNIMKKPYIRKENIANEFRLVSEDDFSDDSIEEQSLSPITSHSSPHKQTGIAWEIHFKSNKKKSKNSAKKKSTRKHTVDCVATAENGVYPLPIVASDIFYTKENERAYRREPIVIDALDDSDQYTASTGDILNHCMYRHTNTSMLGKGTFIIRRTTNKPPTAMDIFQKDAEALNCIDTRDQSDYEEFSSMEGHENCRPNETLSANVRHSGELIAPQGPTLPSPRDRLSLNLEPQLPNIFTKEMLTVHKGDRSSSEELLAPVKKTSLNREPKRRSNDSINTKSSSYEETEENEPNEVANLFSSKNSFDACNMYGYKNDTTGCLKGQEFSDLRSSTTTTPRTDLAPTLEEEEEQYSDFSYSGAPSKDSDKVDGNINALIRGDIAAVRIVEGGAHHKRPLEFRPGVHKSESAKEMLLSQSAFGPLPPSPPSSNPDLFDYDALPLPPSPKDPILVNESNRSLGKGFKKTTTAEIHTPSSLGGEERRNRDNMSALRYLSNELPPLPPPAFENMPPVVPPHRGHSANTMKSWSIDSHYKKRSPKMLGYGSGITTPTGSQYDGSYSTKRYVSYGTKRSLKQSPREELRLQTSCSLPETPIFARGSCDIPRTPFRRQPESAISGSRTAPRSSTSHSINMGNTMGGISGGGNTFGAGMCRQRSMNHALASNEMLRLAGAPARGWYPKQRSMRPASTENIDRLSSSRVWDSAAGMSGTGQSRKPLTLPPNLTPSFLNKSPREALRRVTSLLIAKKKNTKERKGKPYSDTTLDGNLPFEQETGEHRFRTLPPTPKEQARNFNNTSQKPQKKKGLFKSLWKKTKHFSLDQ comes from the exons ATGGCCACCTCCTCGGATTTATTGCATACAAACGAATCGAATAACGGTTCTGATGAGTCGATTAGCAACTGTGCAAATTCCAGCAATCTAGCGGAGTCACAAGCCGATGAAGAATCAATACAAACAACTAATGCAGATTCCGAAGCGGCAACGTCACCTGGTGTCCACGAAAACGAAGACGTTGACTCCAAAGCGGATTTTGGTGCAACACCGTG TCACGAAAAGACACAGCAGGCAGAGGCGGTCGCGGTGGATGAACAGTCGCAGCAGCAGGTCGAGCCAGTGGAGGAAACGACACCTGTTTCATCCTCCACTGAAGCACAGCGACCAGAGGCGCATAGCAATTTTTCACCAGACGAAATACCCGAACCTATTAAGGTGCTAGATGATATAATCTCTGAATTCGAAGATACATCAAAGCCAGCGAACGCAGGTGGTAATGGTGAAAATCAATCTGAGGACGATGGCTACATGAGCCTTAGTCGCAAGAA CATGCATAAGCAAGATTTCGAGAACATCTCTCAGAGCAGTATCGGCAGTAATGCACCACCAATTACTACACCAACTAAAGAGTTTCACGAATTTAACAACACTACAGATGTTACCTGCCAAAGTCTGGAAACACCTGCCGAACAGAGTATTATACAATCCACATtg CCAAAAGCGCGTCCAGCTTCGACACTGACGAGCAACAACTATTCCAGTTTGCCATGTTGCGGCGCGCGCTCCACATCATTGGATGGTAAAACTACGCGTGGTGTTAGCTGTAATGGTGAACGTAATAAACTGGGTATTGATATAAGTGCGGTACATAATGCGGTACTACGTGGAGGATTGGCGAAACTGCCAG AGCCAATTCTAAACGAACATCCCGTTACAATATATCCAGGTCGATATTCACCACCATCCGAGCATAAGCGCGTCTCCAATCGTCCACAACGTATATTATCCTCCGTTGAGAAACATAAAGAAGTTTGCCATATACTTAATCCTTTGTCTTCGAtctcctcttcatcgtcgtcgTCAAGTTCGAATTGTATTGGTCTGATGGATAATAAAGCGTTGGATTTACCaaataatattatgaaaaagcCATATATACGTAaggaaaatattgcaaatgaaTTTAGGTTAGTAAGTGAAGATGATTTCTCGGACGATTCAATTGAAGAGCAGTCATTATCGCCAATTACATCGCACTCCTCACCACACAAACAAACCGGTATTGCGTGGGAAATTCAttttaaaagtaacaaaaagaAGTCGAAAAATTCAGCGAAGAAGAAATCGACACGAAAACAT ACTGTCGATTGTGTTGCTACAGCGGAGAATGGTGTTTATCCCTTACCCATTGTGGCTAGTGACATCTTTTACACCAAAGAAAATGAACGCGCTTATCGCCGGGAACCGATTGTTATAGACGCCTTGGATGACTCCGATCAATATACAGCATCCACCGGAGATATTTTAAATCACTGCATGTATCGCCATACGAATACGAGTATGTTGGGTAAAGGTACATTTATCATAAGACGGACCACAAACAAACCACCAACAGCCATGGATATATTTCAAAAGGATGCTGAAGCGCTCAATTGCATAGATACACGCGACCAAAGCGACTATGAAGAGTTCTCTTCAATGGAGGGTCACGAAAACTGTAGACCGAACGAGACATTAAGCGCGAATGTTAGGCATAGCGGAGAACTAATAGCGCCACAAGGACCAACCTTGCCATCGCCGCG cGATCGCCTTTCTTTAAATCTCGAGCCACaattaccaaatatttttaccaaAGAAATGCTGACTGTGCATAAAGGTGACCGCTCATCGTCTGAAG AACTACTTGCTCCTGTTAAGAAGACGTCCCTTAATAGAGAGCCAAAAAGACGTAGCAACGATTCGATAAACACAAAGTCTTCAAGCTATGAAGAAACTGAAGAAAACGAGCCTAACGAAGTTGCTAACTTATTTTCTAGTAAAAATAGTTTTGATGCGTGCAATATGTATGGCTACAAGAATGATACAACAGGCTGTTTAAAAGGACAAGAGTTTTCAG ATCTGCGCTCCTCAACAACAACGACTCCACGTACCGATCTTGCACCCACACTTGAAGAGGAAGAGGAACAATACAGTGACTTTAGCTACAGCGGAGCGCCAAGTAAAGACTCTGACAAGGTCGATGGCAATATAAATGCACTGATACGTGGGGATATTGCTGCCGTACGCATCGTTGAAGGTGGTGCGCATCATAAACGTCCACTCGAATTTCGTCCCGGTGTGCATAAGTCGGAGAGTGCCAAGGAGATGTTATTGTCTCAAAGCGCGTTTGGTCCATTGCCGCCATCACCACCGTCATCAAATCCCGATCTATTC gacTATGATGCTTTGCCACTGCCACCATCTCCGAAAGATCCGATCCTAGTAAACGAGAGCAACCGTAGCCTTGGCAAAGGCTTTAAGAAAACGACAACTGCCGAAATTCATACGCCGTCATCCTTGGGCGGCGAGGAACGACGAAATCGTGACAATATGAGCGCTTTGCGTTATCTCAGCAACGAATTGCCACCATTACCACCGCCTGCTTTCGAAAATATGCCACCGGTTGTGCCACCACATCGTGGCCACTCGGCGAATACGATGAAATCTTGGTCCATTGATTCACATTATAAGAAGCGATCACCGAAAATGTTAGGTTACGGTAGTGGTATTACTACGCCAACGGGATCACAATATGATGGCTCGTATTCAACGAAGCGTTACGTTTCCTATGGCACCAAACGTAGTCTGAAACAGTCACCACGTGAAGAATTGCGTTTGCAAACTTCATGTAGTCTGCCGGAAACACCAATTTTTGCACGAGG AAGCTGTGACATACCGCGCACTCCGTTCAGACGTCAACCAGAAAGTGCCATAAGTGGTTCGCGTACAGCGCCTCGTTCCAGCACCTCACACAGCATCAATATGGGTAACACCATGGGTGGAATTTCAGGTG GTGGCAACACCTTCGGCGCTGGCATGTGTCGTCAACGTTCGATGAATCACGCGCTTGCATCGAATGAGATGTTGCGCTTAGCTGGTGCACCGGCACGCGGCTGGTATCCCAAACAACGTTCCATGCGTCCAGCCTCTACAGAGAATATTGATCGTCTCAGTTCGTCGCGCGTTTGGGATAGTGCAGCTGGCATGTCTGGGACGGGTCAGTCAAGAAAACCATTGACATTGCCACCAAATTTGACGCCATCATTTCTAAATAAATCGCCAAGAGAAGCTCTGCGACGCGTAACAAGCCTTCTGATTGCGAAGAAAA AGAACACTAAAGAGCGCAAGGGCAAGCCATATTCGGATACTACTTTGGATGGAAATCTACCATTCGAACAAGAAACTGGTGAGCATCGTTTTCGAA caCTCCCACCCACGCCAAAGGAACAGGCGCGCAATTTTAACAATACGTCACAGAAGCCTCAGAAGAAAAAAGGCCTTTTCAAAAGCTTatggaaaaaaacaaaacacttttCATTAGATCAAtaa
- the LOC106627190 gene encoding uncharacterized protein isoform X4 → MATSSDLLHTNESNNGSDESISNCANSSNLAESQADEESIQTTNADSEAATSPGVHENEDVDSKADFGATPCHEKTQQAEAVAVDEQSQQQVEPVEETTPVSSSTEAQRPEAHSNFSPDEIPEPIKVLDDIISEFEDTSKPANAGGNGENQSEDDGYMSLSRKNMHKQDFENISQSSIGSNAPPITTPTKEFHEFNNTTDVTCQSLETPAEQSIIQSTLPKARPASTLTSNNYSSLPCCGARSTSLDGKTTRGVSCNGERNKLGIDISAVHNAVLRGGLAKLPEPILNEHPVTIYPGRYSPPSEHKRVSNRPQRILSSVEKHKEVCHILNPLSSISSSSSSSSSNCIGLMDNKALDLPNNIMKKPYIRKENIANEFRLVSEDDFSDDSIEEQSLSPITSHSSPHKQTGIAWEIHFKSNKKKSKNSAKKKSTRKHTVDCVATAENGVYPLPIVASDIFYTKENERAYRREPIVIDALDDSDQYTASTGDILNHCMYRHTNTSMLGKGTFIIRRTTNKPPTAMDIFQKDAEALNCIDTRDQSDYEEFSSMEGHENCRPNETLSANVRHSGELIAPQGPTLPSPRDRLSLNLEPQLPNIFTKEMLTVHKGDRSSSEELLAPVKKTSLNREPKRRSNDSINTKSSSYEETEENEPNEVANLFSSKNSFDACNMYGYKNDTTGCLKGQEFSDLRSSTTTTPRTDLAPTLEEEEEQYSDFSYSGAPSKDSDKVDGNINALIRGDIAAVRIVEGGAHHKRPLEFRPGVHKSESAKEMLLSQSAFGPLPPSPPSSNPDLFDYDALPLPPSPKDPILVNESNRSLGKGFKKTTTAEIHTPSSLGGEERRNRDNMSALRYLSNELPPLPPPAFENMPPVVPPHRGHSANTMKSWSIDSHYKKRSPKMLGYGSGITTPTGSQYDGSYSTKRYVSYGTKRSLKQSPREELRLQTSCSLPETPIFARGSCDIPRTPFRRQPESAISGSRTAPRSSTSHSINMGNTMGGISGGNTFGAGMCRQRSMNHALASNEMLRLAGAPARGWYPKQRSMRPASTENIDRLSSSRVWDSAAGMSGTGQSRKPLTLPPNLTPSFLNKSPREALRRVTSLLIAKKKNTKERKGKPYSDTTLDGNLPFEQETALPPTPKEQARNFNNTSQKPQKKKGLFKSLWKKTKHFSLDQ, encoded by the exons ATGGCCACCTCCTCGGATTTATTGCATACAAACGAATCGAATAACGGTTCTGATGAGTCGATTAGCAACTGTGCAAATTCCAGCAATCTAGCGGAGTCACAAGCCGATGAAGAATCAATACAAACAACTAATGCAGATTCCGAAGCGGCAACGTCACCTGGTGTCCACGAAAACGAAGACGTTGACTCCAAAGCGGATTTTGGTGCAACACCGTG TCACGAAAAGACACAGCAGGCAGAGGCGGTCGCGGTGGATGAACAGTCGCAGCAGCAGGTCGAGCCAGTGGAGGAAACGACACCTGTTTCATCCTCCACTGAAGCACAGCGACCAGAGGCGCATAGCAATTTTTCACCAGACGAAATACCCGAACCTATTAAGGTGCTAGATGATATAATCTCTGAATTCGAAGATACATCAAAGCCAGCGAACGCAGGTGGTAATGGTGAAAATCAATCTGAGGACGATGGCTACATGAGCCTTAGTCGCAAGAA CATGCATAAGCAAGATTTCGAGAACATCTCTCAGAGCAGTATCGGCAGTAATGCACCACCAATTACTACACCAACTAAAGAGTTTCACGAATTTAACAACACTACAGATGTTACCTGCCAAAGTCTGGAAACACCTGCCGAACAGAGTATTATACAATCCACATtg CCAAAAGCGCGTCCAGCTTCGACACTGACGAGCAACAACTATTCCAGTTTGCCATGTTGCGGCGCGCGCTCCACATCATTGGATGGTAAAACTACGCGTGGTGTTAGCTGTAATGGTGAACGTAATAAACTGGGTATTGATATAAGTGCGGTACATAATGCGGTACTACGTGGAGGATTGGCGAAACTGCCAG AGCCAATTCTAAACGAACATCCCGTTACAATATATCCAGGTCGATATTCACCACCATCCGAGCATAAGCGCGTCTCCAATCGTCCACAACGTATATTATCCTCCGTTGAGAAACATAAAGAAGTTTGCCATATACTTAATCCTTTGTCTTCGAtctcctcttcatcgtcgtcgTCAAGTTCGAATTGTATTGGTCTGATGGATAATAAAGCGTTGGATTTACCaaataatattatgaaaaagcCATATATACGTAaggaaaatattgcaaatgaaTTTAGGTTAGTAAGTGAAGATGATTTCTCGGACGATTCAATTGAAGAGCAGTCATTATCGCCAATTACATCGCACTCCTCACCACACAAACAAACCGGTATTGCGTGGGAAATTCAttttaaaagtaacaaaaagaAGTCGAAAAATTCAGCGAAGAAGAAATCGACACGAAAACAT ACTGTCGATTGTGTTGCTACAGCGGAGAATGGTGTTTATCCCTTACCCATTGTGGCTAGTGACATCTTTTACACCAAAGAAAATGAACGCGCTTATCGCCGGGAACCGATTGTTATAGACGCCTTGGATGACTCCGATCAATATACAGCATCCACCGGAGATATTTTAAATCACTGCATGTATCGCCATACGAATACGAGTATGTTGGGTAAAGGTACATTTATCATAAGACGGACCACAAACAAACCACCAACAGCCATGGATATATTTCAAAAGGATGCTGAAGCGCTCAATTGCATAGATACACGCGACCAAAGCGACTATGAAGAGTTCTCTTCAATGGAGGGTCACGAAAACTGTAGACCGAACGAGACATTAAGCGCGAATGTTAGGCATAGCGGAGAACTAATAGCGCCACAAGGACCAACCTTGCCATCGCCGCG cGATCGCCTTTCTTTAAATCTCGAGCCACaattaccaaatatttttaccaaAGAAATGCTGACTGTGCATAAAGGTGACCGCTCATCGTCTGAAG AACTACTTGCTCCTGTTAAGAAGACGTCCCTTAATAGAGAGCCAAAAAGACGTAGCAACGATTCGATAAACACAAAGTCTTCAAGCTATGAAGAAACTGAAGAAAACGAGCCTAACGAAGTTGCTAACTTATTTTCTAGTAAAAATAGTTTTGATGCGTGCAATATGTATGGCTACAAGAATGATACAACAGGCTGTTTAAAAGGACAAGAGTTTTCAG ATCTGCGCTCCTCAACAACAACGACTCCACGTACCGATCTTGCACCCACACTTGAAGAGGAAGAGGAACAATACAGTGACTTTAGCTACAGCGGAGCGCCAAGTAAAGACTCTGACAAGGTCGATGGCAATATAAATGCACTGATACGTGGGGATATTGCTGCCGTACGCATCGTTGAAGGTGGTGCGCATCATAAACGTCCACTCGAATTTCGTCCCGGTGTGCATAAGTCGGAGAGTGCCAAGGAGATGTTATTGTCTCAAAGCGCGTTTGGTCCATTGCCGCCATCACCACCGTCATCAAATCCCGATCTATTC gacTATGATGCTTTGCCACTGCCACCATCTCCGAAAGATCCGATCCTAGTAAACGAGAGCAACCGTAGCCTTGGCAAAGGCTTTAAGAAAACGACAACTGCCGAAATTCATACGCCGTCATCCTTGGGCGGCGAGGAACGACGAAATCGTGACAATATGAGCGCTTTGCGTTATCTCAGCAACGAATTGCCACCATTACCACCGCCTGCTTTCGAAAATATGCCACCGGTTGTGCCACCACATCGTGGCCACTCGGCGAATACGATGAAATCTTGGTCCATTGATTCACATTATAAGAAGCGATCACCGAAAATGTTAGGTTACGGTAGTGGTATTACTACGCCAACGGGATCACAATATGATGGCTCGTATTCAACGAAGCGTTACGTTTCCTATGGCACCAAACGTAGTCTGAAACAGTCACCACGTGAAGAATTGCGTTTGCAAACTTCATGTAGTCTGCCGGAAACACCAATTTTTGCACGAGG AAGCTGTGACATACCGCGCACTCCGTTCAGACGTCAACCAGAAAGTGCCATAAGTGGTTCGCGTACAGCGCCTCGTTCCAGCACCTCACACAGCATCAATATGGGTAACACCATGGGTGGAATTTCAG GTGGCAACACCTTCGGCGCTGGCATGTGTCGTCAACGTTCGATGAATCACGCGCTTGCATCGAATGAGATGTTGCGCTTAGCTGGTGCACCGGCACGCGGCTGGTATCCCAAACAACGTTCCATGCGTCCAGCCTCTACAGAGAATATTGATCGTCTCAGTTCGTCGCGCGTTTGGGATAGTGCAGCTGGCATGTCTGGGACGGGTCAGTCAAGAAAACCATTGACATTGCCACCAAATTTGACGCCATCATTTCTAAATAAATCGCCAAGAGAAGCTCTGCGACGCGTAACAAGCCTTCTGATTGCGAAGAAAA AGAACACTAAAGAGCGCAAGGGCAAGCCATATTCGGATACTACTTTGGATGGAAATCTACCATTCGAACAAGAAACTG caCTCCCACCCACGCCAAAGGAACAGGCGCGCAATTTTAACAATACGTCACAGAAGCCTCAGAAGAAAAAAGGCCTTTTCAAAAGCTTatggaaaaaaacaaaacacttttCATTAGATCAAtaa